The Mastacembelus armatus chromosome 4, fMasArm1.2, whole genome shotgun sequence genome segment GAATAGTTTACAGCTGAAGGCGTCAACTCGTTTTAGCGACTGCTCTAAAAGCCAAAGAGAGAAGAGGCTGTTGACTTATGGAGAGTTGTGTGAGGGAAGACCAGACCTGAGGTAAGGACCTGTGCCAAGTGTTGGGACCATTAACTAGAATCACCAAGAGGTACGATTTGGATCAggcttttaaaaaatttgaaaaagctGATTAAGAAAGAAAGTTGTGTTTTGAAAATGCtccaaaaatatgtttgtgtatggAAAATATAGCAAATAAAGTTTAACCACTGTATATTGACATGCTGTAAACACCTTGTTATAAAGCTGAGTGTTTTGCTATATATTCTGATGAAGGTAATCACATACcagcttcatttcttttttaaataagcaTTTTGCTAcattctgtcttctctttattcagattttattgCCACAATGTCAACGAATGAGAGCTCAGAGGCAGGCTGCAGGCCAGACGTCAGACCCAGCAACAACACCTGCAGCCAGAAGGAACTGTCTGTCACTGCCTCTGTCATCTCCATGACCGTGGGCATCTTCTCCAACAGCCTTGCCCTCTTTATCCTGGTCAAGTCCTACAGCCGTGTCAGGATCAAGTCCAGGGTGTCCTTCCTGCTGTTTGCCAGCAGCCTGGTGGTGACAGACCTGCTGGGCCACATCATCAATGGCTCCCTGGTGCTTTTTGTCTACAGTTCTCATAAGAGATGGGAGACATTTGACCCTCAGCGCGTTGTGTGCAACCTTTTTGGTGTCTGCATGGTGTTCTTTGGCCTGAGCCCTTTGTTCCTGGGGTGTGCCATGGCAGTGGAGCGCTGCATTGGAGTTACTAGACCCATCTTCCACTCCACAGTGTTGGCGCCCCACCACATGAAAATGCTGCTGGCTCTCACCTGGCTGCTCGCAGCCCTGGTGTCCAtgctgcctgtgctgctgtggaggCCCTACAGGGTTCAGAGCTCCAGGAGCTTTTGCTTCTTCCACATGGAGGAACCCAAAGATTGGCTGGATGTGTTTCTGCCTCTAATGTTTTCCATGCTGGGGTTGGTGGCCCTGCTGCTGTCCATTGCGTGCAATACTCTGACAAGCTGCGCTCTGCTGCAGGGAAGACTGCGCCGCAAACTTCGCTGCAAAGGTACTTCATACCATATAGAGATGATCTGCCAGCTCCTGGCCATCATGTTGGTGTCCTGTGCATGCTGGGGCCCATTACTGGTAAGAATTTATCTTCAGCACCTTTAACTTTGCCATCTAACCTGCAAAAAAATCACAAAGAGCAAGGCTAACACTGGAGAAGCTCTATCAAAGTGTTGGGTCATGTTACTGTTACACAGGCCCTGTTCCTCATGCCTTCCTTAATAATCTATTTATTAATAGACCTCAGTTTGTTAGAAATTATTCAAtatatgtgtgcacatttttctgattttaaaagtTGCTGTGTAGAAAGAGACCATCAGAAGGAGTGATATCAGTttagaaatacaacacaaatcttGTACATACTTTGTGATCTGTGAtggaaatgtgattttataAAAGTCCTTTTTATGGTTCATTTCCATCTGCAGTATGCATATCCCATAACCCAGTATAGCAGCGCCCCACTCCAGGTCAATAAATGCCATGTGCCTTATCCACCACACATACTAAATAAACAGATTGCATATGATCTTTGTGCAATAGCCCCAATAAGTGTGCTTTCCATTTCTTTATgctatttaaaaacatgttttccccAGTGCAGTTTAATGACCGGTTTTCACCAAGCATGGTATCGTATGTACAGTATAGGAGGGTTCAGGAAACACTGGAGTGCTTTTAAGAAACTCTGAATAAACAGCTTGGCTGCTGTGAGTAAAGTTTGCAATGGGTGTGACCTGCCATGTAATTTGTAGTCGAGTGAAAACAAGGCTTGGTCAGTGAAAGTTGACTGAGTgggatttcagtgttttcttcagaATGCCAACACTGCCTGGTTCAGTTTCTGATAAGAAACtgatttttacatgttttactttaaaaaaacatggttGCTGCTTTTcatacacatcacacacatatgTTAAATTATTActcaaatcatttatttacatactgtacagtatgttgcaCAGCCGACACAGCCAATAAGAGAACTGCTATTATAACTTTACTTTCTATTATTTTCTAACCAATGCACCAGATCACTGTCATCATTCTGAGCACCAGAACCAAAGATGAGAATGCATCTCTCAGTCTGCTGATGGTAGTACGCATGGCCACGTGGAACCAGATCCTGGACCCCTGGGTCTACATCCTACTGAGGAGGGCTGTCCTGAGGAAGATCTTCATGCTCCTCCAACACTGCTGGGGCTCAAAGTCTCATAAGCTGCACCACTGGCAGTGCAGCGTGCTCCGCAGCTCAGTGGAGACCAGTAACTCTGGTGCCAGCCCGTCAAACTGCCTCTGCCATCGCAGATTTCCTCTGCCAGACACTGCAATCAAATCCATCACCTGAACCCTGGTCCAAATGAGttgatctgagaacatctgaCAGCTGAAGTGCTGACAGTGAAGGCAGTGAAGGCAGAAGCTATGAGGATGTAGAGAACCCCCTACATCATAAACAGTGTGTATTTATGTCGCTTGTGCAAACTGATAAACATGTACTAGCAGTATTGTAGAGTGTTGTGTAATGTGTGATTTACTTTTTATTCTAAGCTTTTAGCCCCATTCTATGTGCCAGTGGCTCTGAACAAAATCTGTCCAAAATGTTCACGGTGCTCAGTAAATATGACAGTCGCAGTCGGGGGGTTAGTCATTCCTTCATTATGCTATTTCTTTAGGAAAAACTGTTATCTCCATGTGACGGTTAGTCTGTGCACCTCATCTTAGGATTTCTACTGAACGTGTTGGATTCTCTTTGTCGTCTTGTGTTTTTGGTCTTCATGTGAATAGTAAAGTGATATGACTGTTTCTCTGGATTATAATGTGAACACCACTGAGCAGATTAATACAGTTTATGTAGGCTGAGCATTCACTCCTGCTTTAAGAAACCTTGGGatgaaaatactgttttaataATCATCATTACTATCCAGTCAACCTTTCAATGACCAGGATTCATTGTCTGGAATTTTCAACCTCATAATGTGGAAAATAATTTGTCGATCTTATTTGTTTCTATAATTGTGAGTGTATTTATTGTAACTACCTAAATATGTATTGATCTAtgtctctgtctgtgctttTTGAATAAGCTACATAATACTCTGTCTGTGTAAGATCCTGTTACATCCTTTTAAGGCCAGCCcagtgtcagtcagtcagttgtctgctgctgtgtaatacgtacatttcagaaaatgtcatgttgtgcagtggtgtttgtgtttttgtagctgGTCCATAGTGAAGCCTCTCAAGTGTAATTAAGATGAACACGgcaataaaaactataaaaacagtGATTACAGATTACAGATTACACTGAGTGTCATATCATCGCTCTGTATTGGAGCATCGTGTGTTAGTGTCATTCATAAAACGTCCTCTAGGTGGCAGCACGTTGCCACGTCCAGTCCTCCAGTTGGTCGGCGggagcaaagaagaagaaaagcccACATGGCATGTGACGTAATCTCTTCCTCATAACCTCCATCTTTCAGTACCGCATGCTTCTGTGGGGATCTGAGCAGGTTTGTGATGGGAACCGCTGGTGTGAACTGTGAGGagcctgtggtgtgtgtgtgcgtgtgtgtacgtgcgtgtacgtgcgtgcgtgcgcgcgcagCGCCgacactgtgtgtgttagcgtgtgtgtgtgttagtgtgtgtgtgttcagtctgtcaggccctgtgttgtgttttcatctctgcagTTGAAcgcacacacatcaacacaaacatcagGTCAGGTCTCCTGACGATTTGGACCTGGTCTAGTCCGGACCCATTTCTGCCCCGTGGCTTTGTCTCGTTGGTCGAATCCAGATGTTGATTTGTTGCTGCACCTCTGTCTGTCGTTGTCCGCTAATGTTGCAGCTGAGAGGAAAGGGGAAGCACGAGCATGCTAGAAATGCAGCATGTACGCATCACCTTTATTTGTCTTTCAGCATTGTCTCCATTTGCTCCACCTTTAGGAGAAAACATGAATCAAGAGAAACTGGCAAAGCTTCAAGCCCAGGTCCGGATAGGAGGAAAGGTAAGGTAACACTGGGAGGGTGTAATGTtaagtttgtgtgtgatgttcGGCTTCAGTCACATTTGTTTACAGATGTGTCCTTACATTCAACTCTCTTGATTCATTTTTACATCCCAGCATTATTGCTCCCAGTTTCTGATTTAGGCCTTTTACTTCCTGTGATTCTTAATTAAATGCTTCTGATTGGTTGGTtggacaaaagaagaaattttaggacatttttacattattttctgatATAGATGAAACTAAAAGATGATTCACGGAGAAAGAATTAATGAAGGAAATAAGAGGCAGATTGAGAATAAACGAGATTAAGTATTAGTTGCAGCTGTAATGCAGAGGGTGAAATAGGTGATGATATATTTACAGCTCATAATGTgcctaataataatagtaatgataCTTTCTTAATATATGGTTTTAAATGATCAGTGCAgacatttaattttcttttaatttgactCAGTATATTTTCTTTGTCCCTCGATTAGCAATTTTGAGGAAAGTGAGtgcaaacattaaaacaaacagaaaagcgcataaacatttatttaaaaaaacacaacatgtaatTGTATAAAGAAAAATTGTTTATTCATAATTAGCAACAATTGCACATTatgtccatccattatctgctggaacatccagggctgcagccagtcccagctgacattgggtgagaggtcgtggtgtacaccctggacagatcatcgttccatcacagagctgacacatggagacaaacattcacattcacacacctgtgggaggaagctgctgtagcaaacccacacagacacagggggggtcaaacaggatttgaacccagaaccttctggTTATGATGCAACTGTGCTAATCACTGCACCGCTATTCCACCTATAATTGGGCCACCCATAATGTATACATTAAAATCGGTGTATACATTCAAACGTATTGAATTCTCTTTTAGTTATTCTGTGGGATCTGGACCATGTAAAAATCATTAATTAGCAGCATAACAAACAAATACCTGATGTagaatttaacaaaaatatttgttgacCAGAACAGGAGATGTTGAAAGGCTGCAGCAATGAACAACATGCAATAAAGTCACTGGTTCATATGTGTTGAATAAAAAGCCTTGTTGCCCTaatgttgtattatttttatttctgagcTCTTGTGAGTTGTAGTTAGACTCAAGTCATGTAGGAGTTCTTATACTGGATCTACTTTGGTTTCAGGGCTCTGCACGCAGGAAAAAGAAGGTGGTACACAGAACTGCAACAGCTGATGACAAAAAGCTTCAGAGTTCATTAAAGAAGTTGGCTGTCAACAACATTGCTGGAATTGAGGAGGTCAGTTTGTATGGATCTGCTGTGAAAGGAAGTCCTGAATGTTAATACAGCTTTTGGTGCATacatgtgattgtgtgtgcgCATTGAGTGAGTCTCAGCTTTTCAGGTGAACATGATCAAGGATGACGGGACTGTGATCCACTTCAATAACCCCAAAGTTCAGGCCTCTCTATCCGCTAACACCTTCGCCATCACGGGCCACGCTGAGACCAAGCAGCTCACAGAGATGCTGCCCGGCATCCTCAGTCAGCTTGGAGCAGACAGCCTCAGCAGCCTGCGCAAGCTGGCAGAACAGTTCCCCCGGCAAGGTGGGTGTGCCAGGACCTGCAGTATCAGACTTCTGGCATTTCACAACTTATGTAAAAGACTAGGGTGAGGACTTTTGTATAACCAGTATAGAGGGTGTGTTGTAGTCATGATGAATAACACTAAACAGATTTATATGTTGCTGGCTTCAAAGATGAGAGTTAAGTGAAAAATGTGATTTCCATCATTATGTTGGGTAAAGTTGAGTTTGTGCTGCTACAGGTAGTAATGTGTCAGGAGAAGTATCTGTATCTACTCTTTCGACCCATTCACTGTTGTCGTCTGTCCTTGTACAGCTTCAATACATTATTTCCAGTTGCAGAAACCTTTACAGTATAGAACGGGATAACTTGGTCTGAAGACATTTATGTGTAAAATCATCTGTTGCAAGTCAGAACTGACTTTCAATGATGTTCAACTGTGGTGAGCTCCACTGAAAGAAGGGACTGGTGTAAACATTAGCTACTGACTTAGCTGTTAGCTCCTGTGATGTGAAATCCCTTCTCTGTTACCCTTCTTAATAGTTTTTGTGGAGTTTCTATTGAGGATAGAGGGTGTTGAAAGCAGGCTCACAAAAGCAGGCTTAGCCAACCCATGatcctcaagggccactgccctgtCGATTTCCAATTATCCCCGctcttgcagcttctgattggctgaacacacctgatccaggtaatcggccgtgggtagggcagggatagttggaaaacaagcagggcagtggccctcgaggaccagagTTGGCCATCCCTGCTGTACAGTCTGTAAAGCCCAGTGAGACAGGAATTTCAGGCTGTGTgaataaatgcttttatttgGCTAGTGATTGTTGTGTTGGATGCGGTTAAGTCATCAAGGTGACGTATTAACCAGATCACGACACAACTGTAACTGATGCTCATTGACTAATAAAAAAGATGAGCGCTTCTTGTCCGTCTGAATTGCCTCACCCTGTGGGCACTGGCACCTCAATGGGCTCTGCCAGTGTGACGTGTGGTGAAAAAAATTGAACTAGTCCAAGTTTATCTGCAACACTGTTTGACGCCATCTAACAAGATCTGGCAAGCATGCATTCCTGGAGGATTACTTTGAAACATAAGCACTGTAGTTCCAAATTTTACTTTGAGGTCgttactacagctgctgctgtcgtACCTTCCACAGTTGTACACAGTTGTGATTGGTTGTGAGTATTAGGGACCACTCTCCTGTGGTACAAACCACTGTGGCTAATGTCTCTTTGAATACAGATTCTTGCTTCTCAAGCACCAAGATTATAAGTCTAATCATAAAACATTAGTATTgatgattaaatattttttctaatgGCAACAAATCTCATGAACATACAAAACCAATCATGTGGAATCCACATGTCAGTGCGTTTTCCAGCCTTTCATACCCACGTTTATTTCTTCCTTTTGAAGAAAGTTTCACGGTTTCATTTTTAACAGGCCTAAAtactatatatacatttaataggtaaaacaggttttttttaatgcgTTTTATTCCAGCTCTTGACAACAAGGCTCCAAAGGCAGAGGACAttgaggaagaggatgatgatgttCCAGGTATGAGACAAACggccactaaacacacacattaaaatgaattttcatAGAACTGACCCAGAATTTGATCATTTATGTGATTAGTGTATTTAGTAAAATTAGGATGAGAAGTAGTGATTTGTAAATTCAGTTCAGTGCATTTCATAAGTTTCAGGAGAAATGTGGAATAAATTCATGAAATACTGTcttgaaataatgttttctaTTCACGTTTTGCAGATTTGGTGGAAAACTTTGATGAAGCATCAAAGAATGAGGCAAACTGATGCACAATGATTATGTGCACATGGACTAGACGACTGCAGTGACTCAAGAAACCTTCTGTAGTGTTTTAAGTCCCGTTTTCCAGACATATCAGACACTAcgtcccccccaccccccaaaacCCTATACCACAAACTTTTCTATTTTATCATGTCCAGCAGATGTCCAAGTCAGGCTGACTTGTGAACCTATAAAATAAATTCTTCTTCTAGTAAACTGTTCAATCCCTTCATCACATTGTCAGTCATGACCAGGATATTAGTTGTTAAACCTGAAGTCTTaatactgtttttgttaatcaaaataaaaggagATTAACGTTTTTTTAGATGTTGCTGTGGTCATTTACAGGATTTTATAAATGATGGTTCTGGTCCAGATGTAACATCTAATTGGTTGTTTTGCATGAAAAACAGCTACTAATTTAGTGACTGACAGGCTGATACATTCCCTGCAGTATGCTTGCAGGCAGGATGTCCATATCTGGCGCCGCAGCTCTGGTCTTGGCTTGTTCGCTGTCCTGCGGGTTGTGTAGAGGGACATTTCTGCACAGCTCTTGAGTTTCTTccaggagctgcagagagacacagaggaggagggcGATCGGGGGGTGGAGGGGGTAGGGAGGCGAAACCATCCCATCCTCCACATCTGCTTGTGTCCGTTCCCCCCAGGAACTTGGGTGTAAGAGGAGAAAATGCTGAAGTTCTTCTCTGCGCGGGACGACGAGAATGAAAGCCTTTTGGGAGCAATAACAGAAGGTAACGCATTGATTTCAAAGGGGTGGGGACGCTTTGCTCCTGCAGTCAGTACTTGTGTGTTACCAGATGATGCTGCGTGTCTGTGTTTGATACGGAAAACCGCTGATGCAGCGTTTGGCTGCGCGCATACGCTGCATCATGCGAACCGTGTGTGAGTTGCGCACATTGAAGCCGGGCTGCGTACATACACGCGCCGCACGCAGACTCGTCAAATGTCTCAGCAAACATCACCTCACTGAAGTGTCCTGCATGCACTGATGTAACGGGATGCAGGGCGAGTGTCGCATTGCCGCCGGCCTCGGTGCCTGCGAGCGGATTAAACATCCGCACGTGTGTTGAATGCGTCACTGTCCCGGTA includes the following:
- the ptgfr gene encoding prostaglandin F2-alpha receptor — its product is MSTNESSEAGCRPDVRPSNNTCSQKELSVTASVISMTVGIFSNSLALFILVKSYSRVRIKSRVSFLLFASSLVVTDLLGHIINGSLVLFVYSSHKRWETFDPQRVVCNLFGVCMVFFGLSPLFLGCAMAVERCIGVTRPIFHSTVLAPHHMKMLLALTWLLAALVSMLPVLLWRPYRVQSSRSFCFFHMEEPKDWLDVFLPLMFSMLGLVALLLSIACNTLTSCALLQGRLRRKLRCKGTSYHIEMICQLLAIMLVSCACWGPLLITVIILSTRTKDENASLSLLMVVRMATWNQILDPWVYILLRRAVLRKIFMLLQHCWGSKSHKLHHWQCSVLRSSVETSNSGASPSNCLCHRRFPLPDTAIKSIT
- the btf3l4 gene encoding transcription factor BTF3 homolog 4; the protein is MNQEKLAKLQAQVRIGGKGSARRKKKVVHRTATADDKKLQSSLKKLAVNNIAGIEEVNMIKDDGTVIHFNNPKVQASLSANTFAITGHAETKQLTEMLPGILSQLGADSLSSLRKLAEQFPRQALDNKAPKAEDIEEEDDDVPDLVENFDEASKNEAN